A genomic region of Tsukamurella pulmonis contains the following coding sequences:
- a CDS encoding DUF5926 family protein, with product MGRRERNATPREGSNRAEKVAAQRARAEASAAASSRPFEGLAAECDIVALRNFVPSATAPLKVSGANREIRLATVLPGAAQALVREESDGVIGYAALQTATRPLQPGAALAGAARFAADAEVGEALSEERDGALLEVLDAAAPLEVTVHKDFDWWLAGDADAQTRQLVEHANSLITPAARIDLGADGVGAPWWADTGSKAHLRWVHPAPEDELMAALARVHAAGGLTVGEGSRFAGSFRSDGLLVPVFDLDRESHPDEWVAGTVELGKRLAEALADDSELTAAQRRSRDGLRGRQVSL from the coding sequence ATGGGTAGACGCGAACGCAATGCCACTCCCCGCGAGGGATCGAACCGTGCCGAGAAGGTGGCCGCTCAGCGCGCCCGCGCCGAGGCCTCGGCCGCCGCGAGCAGCCGCCCCTTCGAGGGCCTGGCCGCGGAGTGCGACATCGTCGCGCTGCGCAACTTCGTGCCCAGCGCCACCGCGCCGCTGAAGGTCTCCGGCGCGAACCGCGAGATCCGGCTCGCGACGGTGCTCCCCGGCGCCGCGCAGGCGCTGGTCCGCGAGGAGTCCGACGGGGTCATCGGCTACGCCGCCCTGCAGACCGCGACCCGGCCGCTGCAGCCCGGCGCCGCGCTCGCCGGTGCCGCCCGGTTCGCCGCCGACGCCGAGGTGGGCGAGGCGCTGTCCGAGGAGCGCGACGGTGCGCTGCTCGAGGTGCTCGACGCCGCCGCTCCGCTCGAGGTCACCGTGCACAAGGACTTCGACTGGTGGCTCGCGGGCGACGCCGACGCGCAGACCCGCCAGCTCGTCGAGCATGCCAACTCGCTCATCACCCCCGCCGCCCGCATCGACCTGGGCGCCGACGGGGTGGGCGCGCCCTGGTGGGCCGACACCGGCTCCAAGGCGCACCTGCGCTGGGTGCACCCCGCGCCCGAGGACGAGCTCATGGCCGCCCTGGCCCGCGTGCACGCCGCCGGCGGGCTGACCGTGGGCGAGGGCTCGCGGTTCGCCGGCTCGTTCCGCTCCGACGGCCTGCTCGTGCCCGTCTTCGACCTGGACCGCGAGTCGCACCCCGACGAGTGGGTGGCCGGCACCGTCGAGCTGGGCAAGCGCCTCGCCGAGGCCCTGGCCGACGACTCCGAGCTCACCGCCGCGCAGCGGCGCTCGCGCGACGGACTGCGCGGCCGCCAGGTCTCGCTGTAG